aaACAGCACCACCATCCAATGTAAAAATATAACGAGTGCTAGAATAGGAATCACCTACTAGAGTGTTTCAATTTGCATCAAAAAAGCTTTCAGTTACAGcaggatattttttatagaacaaaccacaagtttttgtttcaattaaatatctcataactcTTGTTATAGAATGCCAATGTTCATTACCTGACTTGCATGCGAATCTGCTAAGTACTCCTACTGCATAtgcaatatcaggcctagtgcaatcagtcacatatctcaaacttccaattaagCTAGCATACtccttttgatttatcacatCATTTTCACTTTGAACAAGAAACAAGTGTACACCATaatcaaaaggagttaaaacatacttgcaatcaagaaagttatattttttcaaaattttctcaacataatgtgactggtcaaaaaaaattccatcacatgttctagtaatttttattccaagaataaaatttgcctcaccaagatctttcatatcaaaatggcttCTAAGAATGTTCTTAGTATCATTAATAACATTCATATTTGAGATAAAGATtaataaatcatcaacataatGGAAATAATAACGTGTGTATTATTtcaagacttatgatatatgcacttatcacactcatttgttttaaaatcattttcaatcatgcaggaatcaaacttttcatgccattgctttggtgcctatttcaagccatatagggatttagtaagtttacatactttgctttcttggcctgcttcaacaaaaccctcaggttgttccatataattttttttattaaggtctccatttaaaaaagcagtttttacatccatttgatgaatatgaaaataaaaaattacagtTATAACAATTAAAAGTCTAATGGATGTAATTCTAATAACCggagaaaaagtatcaaaaatcTCTAGGTCTTCTAattgcttaaatcctttagcaactagtctagccttatatttatcgattTATCTATTCGGTTTTAACTTTTTTCGTAAGACCCATTTGCAACCAATTATTTTACAACCTGGTGGTAAATCAACTAACTTCcaagttttattagaaattagtgatttcacttcatcatttacatcttctttccaaaaaatagaatcatgtgaAGATAAAACttcttgtaaagtgaaagggtcatctccaacattaaaaacaaaaaaatcagGATCAAAATTTTTTTctactctagctcttttacttttgttaactcaaaatcatcaatttccttattttttaaagtggaagaagaagaactaggtagtgataaaatattttgttcaatcctttgacccccactatttttagaatcaaaaagaaatttattttcatgaaaaattgcatcacctgattctattacaatattaccttcaagattaaaaaatctataggctgtactatttgaagcataaccaaGAAAAGTACAAGTAATAACTTTCTTATCCAATTTTGTAACCttggatccattagcctcacAAATGTTAGACAACCCAAACTCTTAGATATCCAAACTTGGCTTGTGACCTTTCCACAACTCAAAAGGtgttagtttagtctttttatgaggCACTCGATTTAACACATAACACGCAATCAAAATAgcttcaccccaaaaatttaaaggcgcatttgactcaataagcatgacattagtcaattcaaccaaagttctattttttctttccgctacaccattagatgaaggataataaggaggagtagtttcatgaattattccCAATGATCTGacaaaagaattaaactcatttgactcatattcacggcctctatcacttctaattcttttttttttatttacaaactgattttcaacttcatagagaaaaaatttaaaattttcaaaaatatcacttttatttttcatcaagcaaacatatgtaaacttagaaaaatcatcaatgaaagtgataaaatatctatttcctccacgagttaaaatttctccaagttcacaaatattagtgtgaactaattctaataaatcagtttttctttcaacttgaaaatgaggCCTTTTGTGATTTTGGATTTACTACAAGCTTCacactttttaaaattctttttaatcatTGGGATTAATCCTAAACTACTCATGATTCCAACATAACGATAATTAATATGACACAAACGAGCATGccaaaaattagtagaagaacatgtaaacaaaagtagaaactttattcatttcaacattcagtTTAAACATCTCATCACAAGTATACCcctttcccacaaaaatacccttttcaTAATTACATATTGATCAGATTTAATAATCTGTTTAAAACCTGCTTTgttaagaagaaaactagacatcaagatttttctcatggaaggagtataaagtacatctttcaaagttaataCCCTTCCAGGGGTAAAACACAATTCGACATCTCCCGTTCCAAACACTTGAGTAATATGAGAATCACCGAGCATGATGGTTTTGGGCTCTTcaaaaggagtatatttttttaaaccaatctttgtcatAACAGACATGATGATTTACACGAGAATCAGCCCACCATCCATCAACATTCTCAACCATGTTTATATTTGTAATCATTGCCACAAAAGGCTCTTCGATAATCTTTGCCTGAGGTGTAGGATCACATTTTCAATATCTGTAAAATTAAGCAGTATATCCACTTTTGCCACAGACAAAGCATGGTCATTTGtcataaacttgttgattttgtgcttgactattttcatcattattttttttgggaagtctaccattatttttcttgaactttttcttcttagatttcaaatagttatttttgttagattcagGAGTAGCAGCTtttgaagtaactaaatttaccttcgttgtgatgttgctctcttcattttgtaaaagtgcATCTTGGCCCCTTGCCTCCTCTTCTATGCGGATTTTCATTATCAAAGTCTCAAGAGaggtttccttttgtttgtggcgcataattttttgaaactcctttcatgaaggtggaagtttgtctattatgccacaaacaataaggttgtctctatttttgactttttcggacctgagctctccaacgatcattataaaatcttgagtTTGGTCTATCACTGATTTGTCATCCACCATTTAGAAACGAAAAAATTGGCTAGAAGCATATTTTTTCGCTCCAGCTTCTTCGGTATCATATTTACTCTGCAatgctttccatattttctttgcactagagtaagttctatcataataatcataaaaattatcagatagacaattaagaatataataccGACACTTGTAGAAATCATTATTGTACTTTTTCACTTTCTCTTGATGAGAAATAAGTTCATCATTATCCATGGAGAGGATGCCAACTTTATTAGAATTTTTCTAAGTTAATACATATGAAacattgagaagacttaagtagAAAAGTATTTTACCCTTCCATCTCTTGAAATGATTACCATTGGACCGAAATGACTTGTTTAGATCTCTCATCTTGATATCCGcggatttttcaattgtagccatattgaatctccttaaaattgttggtgaaattacaagattacaaattacatttgaaaaataaaatgaagaaaataaattcactTCTTGGTTGAGGTGCGGATATCTCgttctctttaaggagattcaagtcCACTGCAACAAATCTTTTCACttgtccagcagtagtcctcttgacttgtcccctccaggatacaatagccttatcacaaaatgtaactcaacaaactctggacaagagttgagtttaaagctccacaCAAAAGAACACCttccttcaactaataagaactctcttttttgaCAAATTTAATACACTTAATGTTTtcttacatttcaatattaaacaaagaagacctctctatttataggagaggaaATCATTCAAAAGATAGAAAATATAAtggaatgccatcattatcatttagtgcaccattatgatttagtgcaccacttattagtgataattaggttaaaaaatacataatggaatgaataatcttgcactaactaaagatgataatgaaagacatttttatgcactaataaaaaatagaataaagatgACTTTCAATGccatcaatggacaattgctaaaattgcaatttaataaaatgttgaAATGTCACACTAACACATGACAACCTTAATTACCAGCCAATTACAACCACCCTAAAGTCTATGTGCACAGAGTCCGGCTTTCTTGTTTTACCAACTCCAATTTGGATTTTACTATTTATCTAGCTAATACAGCTCACGCATTTTCCATAGTAAAAACCGAAGTTTCTATCAAAAAAACGaggtataatacataaatatattctttaacttggttttattttatatttatatcttttaattttgggTGTGCATAACTAaatacttaaacttgtataaaattgaacaagtagacataCATGTCATATGTGAAACAATGCACGTAAGACGTCATGTAGGACACAAAATTGTCATATAGGATGCCATGTAGGATGAATATGTCGATTTGTTCAAGTTATGGATAGTTAAAGTTCCTACTTGTGAACTTAAAAAATTAGAGGTCATACTTACAAGCTGGACCAAAGTTAAaggtcatatttatgtattatgccaaaaaacaaagaaaaaaccaAACCGAATTGCTTGAAAATAGTCAAATGAGACGGAATTGCTCAGATGGTAAACACCCCCCATTTTCAAATCTATGGTTGTGAGCTCGAATcatcaaaaaagtaaaaaggTTGGAAACTCTATGAAagggtaaaataaaataaaataatcattaaagataaattaattacattaagtgaatatttaaaattaaaatttagatattaaaaaactatataaaagtactataagttgcacactactaaaaaaaaaaactggaaTAAACTACGAACTTTGTCTTCATTTAGCTCGTAGCTAATCAAACTTTAGCTACAAAAAATTGTCCATCACTAAATCtacttttttttagtagtgataaTTTTTCTCTtgtcaatataataaaaaatattaataaaattattagtcAAGTTTGTATAATGtaaatctaaaataaataaaatgaaaatatcatCTACTTTAGAAGAAAAGATGTACTATCGAACGATATGTTTATGAATTTATTGTGTGAATAAGAAACAAGTGCATTATATTATATCTGTAATAAATGTATATGATGATTCTCTTCTTAGCTATATCAAGGTTAATTCTTTACTCTTGGACTTGCATATACAACTTGGCGCCtttgttgttgttttcttaTTTGTCTGTATTGAAGGTGGATTCCTCATAAAGTAATAAATTACCACTAGGGCGGCTCGACAAACCTCAAGGTGTGAAACTAAATCTTAAAACTTCATatctttagtttttttttaattgggcaaagaaataatttgacataataaataaacatgTCCTTTTAACTTAGATTTATCTGATATTTATATCCTTTAATTTTGAATGCATAAGTAAACACTTTAACTggtataaaattaaacaaatagtACACACATGTACATCCTACATGGCATAGTACAAATAGAACGCCATGTATGATGCAAATTGGCCAAGTAGGATGCCACGTATAGGACATatatgttcaattttatattatttttaaatatctacTTGTACAAATCCAAAATTAGagaatatacatataaatataaattaagtcCCAATGACTTGCACACAGGAAAAAAAACCAGAAAAAAACAGTACTGCTATGTGGAATCATTTTAGATATACTCTTTCCGTTCCAAGATAACGTTTGATTTAGTACGAagtttaaaaaaagatttaaaaaactCTTGAAATTTATTGTCTAAAACGTTTATTGACCATTTGTATAACTATAAATTACTCCATAAAGGGTAAAAAGAGAATTTCTAAACTTTAATTATtccaattataaaaatataatttttttaacagaCTAAAAAAGATATAtcataaaaattgaaatagagcAAGTATACAATAGTAGCGGGGGCATGATTAATCATCTAATTGTAGTGGAATTCTTGTGCAACGTGTGTATGAAATGAAAGTAAGGAGGGTATTGGTAGCTCATCGGGGAGGATCTAAAAGCTCGGTTACGGGTTCAAAGCTCGGTTATGGGTCTAcgtaaattcaataattttgtaCATATCTTgtattatgtatatattgttGTTCAACTTGTATCACTAAAATACTTAGAATATAACTTTGAAGAACTTGCTAAGAGACAACAAAGtttaaagaatattttcaaAACTAGAAACTTAAAACCAATCAAGAAAATAGAATCTGAaacatattataaataatatacaaaatattttttactcaaAGAAGAAAATCGAGCCAATTGAATGCACaatgtccttaaggaaattattcccctcaagtTCCCAAGTTTAATGGAATGTATCCTTCAGGATAGAGAGATCTTAATCACAGATATATCGGTACCTAAAACCACGGTATCAACGAActattcaacaacaacaaagtaCACTTAGAATACTAGATttaatagaagaagaagaagtccaGAAATTCGTTGTTGAAAAATAAGAGGAAATCTctttatttatagacaacaaagggtagtGTGAGCATGTGTTTATTGTGCCTTATTAGAAGGGTCACAACTTTTCCAAAAATCCACAGCCTTCGTAAAAGTTGCAACTTTTCATAAAAGTAAcaacttttcagaaaaatgGCAACTCTTCGTAAAGGTTGCAACTCTTCATTTTCCATTCGCACTTTTTAAAACCAAACATATATATGTTaagaaatcaacaaaatatttacaaatatTTGACACTAATCCAATCATAATTATTATATCAATTTGAGATCAACGaagaaattcataaatttcaaactCTGAATCCTCTGCTCTTGCTCTTGTTGTTCGTTGTTATAAGGCTTAGAGCAAAGGAGTAGCACAAGAGGTGCAGTTACATGTCTTGGGTACAAAAGCACAAACTCCATAAGGCTTATTAGGGAGTTGACAGTCTATAACAAAGCAACAGGGCAAGCTTGTGCATTTGCTGGGCTCTGCCGCGGACATACAACACTTGCAAGCCAGACACAGCTGAAAAGGCTGCTGTTGTTGCGACCACAACAACCACGTCTTAGACTTATTATAATTACCAGCTCCTAATTCCATTTCCAGCTCCTGAGATGCTGTTACTAGTCTGTATTCCGTAGAGCTATGCAGGGGCTCTAATCGTTTCCCCGCGGACACTGATAATGATGTCTCGTCTGGCTTCATATCATCGTCATCCGACTCTATACCGTGATTAGTCACATGAGAGCCTGCACCATGTCCTTACAAATGAATCATCGTTCAGTAACCTATCAGGTTAATCAAAAGATATCTACCGCTAAACTTcttttttgacaactttttaatttcaactttctgCATAACATATTTTAGaccataaaattaaataatagttTGATACATTCTACACATGATCTTTAGTTTCAAATCAAAAGATTTAAGAGTAttatttactttcttaaaccTCATTCTAATCAAAACCAgacatataaattgaaacagaaGGAATATATAGGTAGGTGTGCAACTAAACTATCAAAGAGTTACCTGTAGCAGAAACCATCACAACCAAATAGTAGAAGAGGAGAACAAGAATTACTGATAGTGATGATAGTTTTGCAAGATTTTGAATGAACGATTTGTGCATGATTCCTGAAAGAATGAGTGCAGGAGCAACCGCGGACCAAACTAGTATCGCGTGGGAAGGCAAGAGTAGTACTTGTATCTGTGTGCGGAGTGATTCTTATGTGTTAATTGTTCCTAAATTTTTGCTGGTGTAAAAGAAATAAAGAGGCTTATGAGTAAAGTGGTTGATCAAG
This DNA window, taken from Solanum dulcamara chromosome 3, daSolDulc1.2, whole genome shotgun sequence, encodes the following:
- the LOC129881553 gene encoding uncharacterized protein LOC129881553 isoform X2, whose product is MHKSFIQNLAKLSSLSVILVLLFYYLVVMVSATGSHVTNHGIESDDDDMKPDETSLSVSAGKRLEPLHSSTEYRLVTASQELEMELGAGNYNKSKTWLLWSQQQQPFQLCLACKCCMSAAEPSKCTSLPCCFVIDCQLPNKPYGVCAFVPKTCNCTSCATPLL
- the LOC129881553 gene encoding uncharacterized protein LOC129881553 isoform X1, which produces MHKSFIQNLAKLSSLSVILVLLFYYLVVMVSATGHGAGSHVTNHGIESDDDDMKPDETSLSVSAGKRLEPLHSSTEYRLVTASQELEMELGAGNYNKSKTWLLWSQQQQPFQLCLACKCCMSAAEPSKCTSLPCCFVIDCQLPNKPYGVCAFVPKTCNCTSCATPLL